From a single Alloactinosynnema sp. L-07 genomic region:
- a CDS encoding oxygenase MpaB family protein: protein MSRPAVIDAADLGLFGPDSVTWQVHADPSMWFGGIRSLYFQALHPRAVAGVVQNSDFQGDPLGRLVRTADFVGITTYGTVDQAEQAGARVRRVHRSLRAKDDRGRSFRIDDPELLLWVHCAETSSFLAVARRAGFPLTKEHADLYFREQRSSAALVGLDPDEVPGSVSEMSTYLKRVYPLLRRSDDSDLIYDFLHRPPVQGLLAMGARVYEPTIGHLSYSLLPGWARRLYGRRAYPASVTTLAVRAFRKAALAVPGGFRLSRKIEPAPVAAIRRLGEWAAPSPARLPDLSRRGLPGT from the coding sequence ATGAGCAGGCCCGCGGTGATCGACGCCGCCGATCTAGGCCTTTTCGGGCCGGACTCGGTGACGTGGCAGGTGCACGCCGACCCGTCGATGTGGTTCGGCGGGATCCGCAGCCTGTACTTCCAGGCGCTGCATCCGCGTGCCGTGGCGGGCGTGGTGCAGAACTCCGACTTCCAGGGCGACCCGCTCGGCAGGCTGGTCCGCACCGCGGACTTCGTCGGGATCACCACCTACGGCACCGTTGACCAGGCCGAACAGGCGGGTGCGCGGGTGCGCCGGGTGCACCGGTCACTGCGGGCCAAGGACGACCGGGGCAGATCGTTTCGGATCGATGACCCGGAACTGCTGCTCTGGGTGCATTGTGCTGAGACTTCGTCATTTCTCGCGGTCGCGCGCCGCGCGGGCTTCCCGCTGACCAAGGAACACGCCGATCTCTACTTCCGCGAACAACGCTCGTCGGCCGCGCTCGTGGGCCTCGACCCGGACGAAGTGCCGGGCAGCGTCAGCGAAATGTCGACCTACCTGAAACGTGTTTACCCTTTGTTAAGAAGAAGCGACGACTCTGATCTGATCTACGACTTCTTGCACCGGCCGCCGGTGCAAGGGCTTCTGGCGATGGGCGCGCGGGTCTACGAACCGACAATCGGTCATTTGTCGTATTCGCTGTTGCCGGGGTGGGCGCGGCGGCTTTACGGCCGCCGCGCTTACCCTGCCTCGGTGACCACCTTGGCCGTACGCGCGTTCCGTAAGGCCGCGCTGGCCGTACCCGGTGGATTCCGGCTGTCTCGCAAGATCGAGCCCGCACCGGTCGCCGCTATTCGGCGACTCGGTGAATGGGCCGCGCCGTCACCGGCGCGGCTGCCGGACCTCAGCCGCCGTGGGCTTCCTGGAACTTGA
- a CDS encoding S8 family peptidase produces the protein MFGRSLRGKRVLIGLTAAAVAIPLTVTSPASAGPLAPLSASLTALLGSATQSLTVLVHGTSAAAADTAARQAGLAPIGKFNKVGVVVARGSAQQVQAVRANSGVTYVEGNDPVRYLASSPGTTATTSLQAQQTLTGANGRKLDGSGVSVAIIDSGIDPTHPAFKGDDGKTRVVRNLKSLCLDEASVGTGCITDVPTSVDTDALAVGGHGTHVSGIAAGKRLTLSDGTQVGGSAPGAKIVSISTGAVILIVGADAALNWVLENHRAPCGAGVPASTCPPIKAINNSYGPSGGGAFDPNSATAKIQRQLAAEGVVTVWANGNDGGDGSANVSNPPGQDPTPGVLSVASYNDQATGTRNGTVSGFSSRGLATNPATWPDISAPGENIISACRLYLPICATGLAPKNGPGLLDIGSYNVISGTSMAAPQITGIVAQLFQAKPTATPAEIEAILKTKAHKFTNGAAYTAVGPYTSSFDKGTGLVDVVAAATALGAH, from the coding sequence ATGTTTGGTCGTTCCCTGCGCGGCAAGCGAGTACTCATCGGTCTGACGGCCGCGGCTGTCGCCATTCCGCTGACGGTCACCTCGCCCGCCTCAGCGGGTCCACTCGCCCCGCTGTCCGCCTCGCTCACCGCGTTGCTCGGCTCCGCCACCCAGTCACTCACCGTCCTGGTCCACGGCACATCGGCCGCCGCGGCCGACACCGCCGCCCGACAGGCCGGTCTCGCCCCGATCGGCAAGTTCAACAAGGTCGGCGTGGTCGTCGCCCGGGGGTCGGCCCAGCAGGTCCAAGCCGTGCGCGCCAACTCCGGCGTCACCTATGTCGAGGGCAATGACCCGGTTCGCTACCTCGCCAGTAGCCCGGGGACGACCGCGACCACGAGCCTGCAGGCCCAGCAGACGCTGACCGGCGCGAACGGGCGCAAGCTCGACGGCAGCGGCGTCTCGGTGGCGATCATCGACTCCGGGATCGACCCGACCCACCCCGCGTTCAAGGGCGACGACGGCAAGACCCGCGTCGTGCGCAACCTCAAGAGCCTGTGCCTGGACGAGGCCAGCGTCGGCACCGGCTGCATCACCGACGTCCCGACGTCGGTCGACACCGACGCGCTCGCCGTGGGCGGTCACGGCACCCACGTGTCGGGCATCGCCGCGGGCAAGCGGCTGACGCTCAGCGACGGCACCCAGGTCGGCGGTTCGGCCCCCGGCGCCAAGATCGTGTCGATCTCGACTGGTGCGGTGATCCTCATCGTCGGCGCCGACGCGGCGCTGAACTGGGTGCTGGAGAACCACCGCGCGCCCTGCGGCGCGGGTGTCCCGGCGAGCACCTGCCCGCCGATCAAGGCGATCAACAACTCCTACGGGCCCTCCGGGGGTGGCGCGTTCGACCCGAACTCCGCCACCGCCAAGATCCAGCGCCAACTCGCCGCCGAAGGCGTGGTCACGGTGTGGGCCAACGGCAACGACGGTGGCGACGGCTCGGCGAACGTGTCGAACCCGCCCGGCCAGGACCCGACCCCCGGCGTGCTGTCGGTCGCTTCCTACAACGACCAGGCCACCGGCACCCGCAACGGCACCGTGTCCGGCTTCTCCTCCCGTGGCCTGGCCACTAACCCGGCGACCTGGCCGGACATCTCCGCGCCGGGGGAGAACATCATCTCGGCGTGCAGGCTGTACCTGCCGATCTGTGCCACCGGCCTGGCCCCCAAGAACGGCCCGGGGCTGCTCGACATCGGCAGCTACAACGTGATCAGCGGGACATCGATGGCTGCGCCACAGATCACCGGCATTGTCGCCCAGCTGTTCCAGGCGAAGCCGACCGCGACCCCCGCCGAGATCGAGGCCATCCTCAAGACCAAGGCGCACAAGTTCACGAATGGGGCGGCCTACACCGCCGTCGGGCCGTACACGAGCAGCTTCGACAAGGGAACCGGCCTGGTCGACGTGGTCGCCGCCGCGACCGCTCTAGGCGCACACTGA
- a CDS encoding Lsr2 family protein, which translates to MAQKTVVELVDDLDGGTADETVTFALDGVDFLIDLSTENATRLRESLAEFVGHARRTGGRKAKVNAVTARKSPSAADKADNQAIREWARSQGESIAERGRIPQALVIKFQEAHGG; encoded by the coding sequence GTGGCGCAGAAGACCGTTGTCGAGCTGGTCGATGATCTCGACGGTGGCACAGCCGACGAGACCGTCACTTTCGCTCTCGACGGCGTGGACTTCCTGATCGACTTGTCGACCGAGAACGCCACCCGCCTGCGCGAGTCACTCGCGGAGTTCGTCGGCCACGCCCGCCGCACCGGCGGCCGCAAGGCCAAGGTGAACGCCGTCACCGCGCGCAAGTCCCCCTCGGCCGCCGACAAGGCCGACAACCAGGCGATTCGCGAGTGGGCGCGCAGCCAGGGCGAGAGCATCGCCGAGCGCGGCCGGATCCCGCAGGCGCTGGTGATCAAGTTCCAGGAAGCCCACGGCGGCTGA
- the crcB gene encoding fluoride efflux transporter CrcB produces MTVLLVALGAAVGAPARYLVDRALRGRFGHGFPWGTLVVNIVGSGVLGALAGVSTATNALLGVGFCGALTTYSTFGYETVRLLEDSAYRKAFANVAVSVVAGIGAAAVGHALSVPG; encoded by the coding sequence GTGACCGTACTCCTGGTCGCCCTCGGCGCCGCCGTCGGCGCGCCCGCGCGGTACCTGGTCGACCGTGCGCTGCGCGGACGCTTCGGCCACGGCTTTCCGTGGGGCACGCTGGTGGTCAACATCGTTGGCTCGGGAGTGCTCGGCGCGCTCGCGGGCGTGTCGACGGCGACAAACGCACTGCTCGGCGTCGGTTTCTGCGGCGCGCTGACCACCTACAGCACCTTCGGCTATGAGACGGTCCGACTCCTGGAGGACAGCGCCTACCGCAAGGCGTTCGCCAACGTCGCGGTCAGCGTGGTCGCGGGCATCGGCGCGGCCGCCGTTGGCCACGCGCTCAGCGTGCCAGGCTGA
- a CDS encoding DUF3145 domain-containing protein, protein MSTRGNTQGVVYVHSSPSAVCPHVEWAISGTLGVRAELKWTAQAAAPGQLRAECAWTADAGTGGKLAGALRAWPMIRFEVTEEPSAGVDGERFCYAPTLGLWHARTSANGDIVVGEDQLRTLAASARAGESFAYGVDELLGASWDEALEPFRRAGDGAPVTWLHRVG, encoded by the coding sequence GTGAGCACCCGTGGAAACACCCAAGGCGTGGTGTACGTCCACTCGTCGCCGTCTGCGGTATGTCCGCACGTCGAGTGGGCTATTTCGGGCACCCTCGGGGTGCGCGCCGAATTGAAGTGGACCGCGCAGGCCGCCGCGCCCGGCCAACTGCGTGCCGAGTGCGCGTGGACCGCCGACGCGGGCACCGGCGGCAAGCTCGCGGGCGCCCTGCGCGCGTGGCCGATGATCCGCTTCGAGGTCACCGAGGAACCCAGCGCCGGTGTCGACGGTGAACGTTTCTGCTACGCCCCGACCCTGGGCCTGTGGCACGCGCGCACCAGCGCCAACGGCGACATCGTCGTCGGCGAGGACCAGCTGCGGACCTTGGCGGCGTCGGCCAGGGCGGGGGAGTCCTTCGCCTACGGCGTCGACGAGCTGCTCGGCGCGTCGTGGGACGAGGCGCTGGAGCCGTTTCGCCGCGCGGGCGACGGCGCCCCGGTGACCTGGCTGCACCGGGTCGGATAG
- the crcB gene encoding fluoride efflux transporter CrcB yields the protein MAADIAAKGTLAAVALGGAVGSLARYWLVSVVPAKTGGFPLGTLLVNSVGCLLIGALMVAVVELRKVHTLVRPFLGVGVLGGFTTFSAYTEEVRALLAPDTMLVALAYLITTVLCALAAVAVGMRLARWAV from the coding sequence ATGGCGGCCGACATTGCGGCGAAGGGCACGCTCGCCGCGGTCGCCCTCGGCGGGGCGGTGGGATCACTCGCGCGATATTGGCTGGTCAGCGTGGTCCCGGCCAAAACTGGCGGATTTCCGCTGGGCACTTTGCTTGTCAATTCCGTCGGTTGCCTGCTCATCGGGGCGCTGATGGTCGCCGTGGTGGAGCTGAGAAAAGTTCATACCCTTGTCAGGCCATTTCTCGGTGTCGGTGTACTAGGTGGGTTCACCACGTTCTCTGCCTACACCGAGGAAGTCCGCGCCCTGCTCGCCCCGGACACTATGCTCGTGGCGCTGGCCTACCTGATCACCACAGTCCTGTGCGCCCTCGCAGCGGTGGCGGTCGGGATGCGCCTGGCCAGGTGGGCGGTGTGA